In Sardina pilchardus chromosome 8, fSarPil1.1, whole genome shotgun sequence, a genomic segment contains:
- the rmi1 gene encoding recQ-mediated genome instability protein 1, giving the protein MAPDAVETVCTWLQSRWHVCVPEGWLQACVEWLQQEMGGRPLTLPQLQQQVLEQWLQTDLRSLGVSSLPAAVSEALKTELQGNLCVQLDSLQDVSQPAYTQLQRLRGSERDNDQIGAATQATQRPWEAAPTRMLMLQLTDGVRSVEAMEYRPVPQLNTRLPAGTKLLLRGPITCRLGVLLLKPQNVQVLGGEVEELLHTNTQAQVLSRALGLPEEVPAEEEAEGVPQERAEEAGPGAQEDLDDMELMASLEAVEESSLDSGYRTASMVSTAPSRPSPQQHLPLEDSAWGSPLNAPAEDFPDDDIPLEELDSVLSQHLTQETGQGDALSPPEPASTISPQISVPRPSAYTPSPDREYSPHPAASERAPQRTSVGADAVSEVERAAVARDSPPFSYLLSLEPGVAREIRVRAFVVTLKGNMRSAGGSWSLDVSLSDGSAYVDAQLSDGLLAELIGFSAAEARALRRTPEGQAQVTAGIQRCQLALVDMCGIMTLRTETQRARPLVLEVSSVTQSDCLALQQRVEVRRARY; this is encoded by the exons ATGGCCCCTGATGCAGTAGAGACTGTGTGCACATGGCTGCAAAGccgctggcatgtgtgtgtgccagagggcTGGCTGCAGGCATGTGTGGAATGGCTACAGCAAGAGATGGGCGGCCGACCTCTGACCCTaccacagctgcagcagcaggtgcTTGAGCAGTGGTTGCAGACGGACCTGCGTAGCCTGGGCGTGTCGTCACTGCCGGCTGCCGTGAGCGAGGCGCTGAAGACCGAGCTGCAGGGGAACCTCTGCGTGCAGCTGGACTCGCTGCAGGACGTCAGCCAGCCGGCGTACACTCAGCTCCAGCGTCTGCGTGGGAGCGAACGCGACAACGACCAGATCGGGGCGGCCACCCAGGCGACCCAGCGGCCGTGGGAGGCAGCCCCCACGCGCATGCTGATGTTGCAGCTGACGGACGGCGTGCGGAGCGTGGAGGCGATGGAGTACAGGCCCGTGCCACAGCTCAACACCCGCCTGCCTGCCGGCACCAAGCTGCTGCTGCGTGGGCCCATAACATGCAGGCTGGGCGTGCTGCTGCTGAAGCCTCAGAACGTGCAGGTGCttgggggagaggtggaggaactCCTGCACACCAACACTCAG GCCCAAGTGTTAAGCCGAGCTCTGGGTCTGCCTGAGGAGGTGCCAGCTGAAGAGGAGGCCGAGGGGGTCCCCCAGGAGAGGGCCGAGGAGGCTGGGCCAGGAGCACAGGAGGATCTGGATGACATGGAGCTGATGGCCAGTCTGGAGGCTGTGGAGGAGAGCAGCCTGGACAGTGGCTACAGGACCGCCAGCATGGTGTCCACAGCCCCGAGCAGGCCGTCCCCTCAGCAGCACCTCCCTCTGGAGGACTCGGCCTGGGGGAGCCCACTCAACGCGCCCGCGGAGGACTTCCCCGACGATGACATTcccctggaggagctggacagTGTGCTCTCCCAGCACCTGACGCAGGAGACGGGGCAGGGTGACGCCCTCTCCCCTCCAGAGCCCGCCTCCACCATCTCCCCACAGATTTCTGTGCCGAGGCCGTCGGCATACACCCCCAGCCCTGATCGGGAATACTCCCCACATCCCGCTGCGTCTGAGCGTGCTCCGCAGAGGACCTCTGTGGGGGCTGACGCCGTGTCGGAGGTAGAGCGTGCTGCCGTAGCGCGGGACAGCCCCCCCTTCTCGTACCTGTTGAGCCTGGAGCCAGGTGTGGCCAGGGAGATCCGCGTGCGCGCCTTTGTGGTGACGCTGAAGGGCAACATGCGCAGCGCCGGAGGCTCCTGGAGCCTGGACGTCAGCCTGTCGGACGGCTCGGCCTACGTGGACGCCCAACTGAGCGACGGCCTGCTGGCCGAGCTGATCGGCTTCTCGGCGGCAGAGGCGCGCGCCCTGAGACGAACCCCCGAGGGGCAGGCGCAGGTCACCGCGGGCATCCAGAGGTGCCAGCTGGCACTCGTGGACATGTGTGGCATCATGACCCTGCGGACGGAGACTCAGCGGGCACGACCCCTGGTGCTCGAGGTGAGCTCGGTCACCCAGAGCGACTGTCTTGCCCTGCAGCAGCGGGTAGAGGTCAGGAGAGCCCGGTACTAG